The nucleotide window CAGTTTTTATTTCTATGAATGATTAGTTTAAGACCTGTAAAAACTCAACATACATTTAAAGTACAATGTATTGCACTTCTCATGATCTGTCGGCCATAAAACACAGTTAACCTTGCAAATGTTTTCTGTAAGCATCATTTTAGGAAGATGATTATTAAAGAATTAGTAATTAACCGAACAGCTAAACAAATAACTGTCAATTTGAGATAATATCTGCACTAAAAGTTTCGTTAATCTGGTAATTTTgggtgggcaaccttttttgggtcaggggccgctgacccccagaaaaatcagttgggggccaaccaaactgagaagggaaaaaagaagcCACAACCCGTCAGTGGCGTGgccatggcccccaactgaaaagaCACTTCcaacattccccttgcacaccagagcctggggggcccaggctagtagagttTGTGTGCTCTAGTCCCGCGGTGGAGGtccaggggagccctgagcctgggggccggatccaggcaaggaGGAgccacctacagcccccaggcctgaggttccccacctctgtggtAATTAGTAGGGACGTGACCTAACAATgcatttctgaaataaaaaaatggaaatggctcacctggaggctttccctgctgctcccattggcgaAAATCCAGCCAGACCCCCACAACCCCATCCTGAGCCTGCTTCCCCACCCTACCTCCTGCCAGACCCCGCAACCTCACCTTCAGCTTGCTCCTCCACTCTACCTCCTGCCTGGACTCTGCAACCCTAGTCCACCCTACACACTTTtcgtcatcatgggtggttggctggagGTCTGCGGAAAGGTTTGAGTTGAGCAAGGTGGGCCCTgggccaaaagtttgagaaccgcagCTGTAGGCTCCCAAGTAACAATAAGGGTATAGACTCTGCTGTAATGGAattctacattaaaaaaaaatcatgctttgTCCTTTACATAGCTTCAGAGTTATCAAATTGTCTTGGCAGTcacctttcattttaaaatgaaaggtaTTTGCCCTGAAAATCCAAATGTGCTTCTCCCACTCCTCCCATTTCATAATGCATTgcaatggctttttaaaaaccaGTTTAACTGGATCTTTTTGAGCAGAACTTTCACCGCAGAGAGCTTCAAAGTGCTCATCAGCAGTCCATGTCCAGCACCCAAAGACCTGTTTGCTCCCTCAGCCTGCCACTCTGGAGGAGGTATTCAGCATGGAGAGAGCAACATTTAGAACTTTCTAATCCATCAGTGTCAGGACTCCCTGACAGGGCACTTATTCACACACACTCATTGTTATTCAATTTGCTGCTCGTTCTAGGGAAAAATTCAGTGCTCTCCACAGCCCCATCGATTGGGATCATTTTTCAATCTGGTTCCTGGCGCAGTGGCCTAGTCTCTTGGTGGTACTGTTTGCTCTGCAGGCCGACATTGCCAATGCATGAAGAGCTGATTTATGAATATAAAACAATGTTGGTACCGAGGGACTAGGTTCAGCCACTAGAGACCACGGGAATATATCTTACTGCTTTCGAAAGCTGAACTACAGACTTCAAGCGGTTTAATTTTATGCATGCATTTCATTATAAGGCTTGGCTAGAAGCTTTCCTAGACAAGACAAGCAATCAGACAATCTTGCATAGTTTGCTGAAATCCATATTTGTCCTTTGTCAGCATAAACAGTTTAATTTGACGCTTTCACTCCTGAGTAAGCACTGAGTAGTATCTTTTAAACCCAGTGCAAAGGAAAACACTGTATTCATCGACAAAAGCATTTTTACAACTCACTACAGAAAAATCCATTTTGCCCTGAAGCAAAGCTATCCATGGATGACCAAAGAAAGTACCGGTTTATTGTACTAAtttgtattttgaaaatattctttGGCATTAAGTGTGacaaaccttttttaaaaattaggagTTAAATAACAAAAAACCCTTAAACGCCAGATATAGCTTTAAGGAGAAGGGTAAAGCTATCTTCATTACAATCATTATACAGCTCTGACTCAGTGAACCAACCCCTATATAATGGAACCTATCTGCAAACCATCTACCTCTTCCTGGTACGGAACCATCAGTTGATGCAGCCTAAGCTTGGTTTCAAATACACAGCCTTGATTTACACAGTGGCATTTTTCAAATACTAATACATGTCTTGGGTTTGTAAGGAGATATCTAAGTTCCAGCCCATTATCTCCAAGTTTCACACCCAAGAGCTGTACAAGTACCACTACCCTTGccattctctctctcctgcttAAAAGCAGCCCATCCCACACCAACCACATCTCCCATTTCCTGCCAAGGCTCTTGTATCCCACCACCGCTTCTTTCGGAAGGCCACGGCAGCACTGCAATCCCTAATATGCAGATTAAAACACTGCTGCTAATCAAGCTTTAACCAATTCTTTTAATTAAGGTGGGAACCTGTGTGCACAATGTGGACCAGACTGGGGTAGAAACAGCACATCTGCTGCTGCATATGGCAGGATACAAGATGTTCTTTGGTCAACTGGACATGACTTTTTGCTTAGGCTTTTAAACAAAACAGACTTGGTACAGCAGAAAATGAAATGGAAGTTTAAGCaaaagactaacatggctagaACTCCAGGTACAACTTATATGAACTGCTGCTGCTAGCTGATCTTCTTTAGTCAAAATCTGTGAATTGTGCCTAGAGAAATACCAGACTTTAAAAGTTTTTAAAGCAAAAGTTCCAAAAGAAACCATGTTGATAAAAGCAGATTGTATTCTTACACCATTGGTTCACTAAGCAAGCACTACCTACTTGCATTAGGAAGTCATTTTTGGTTTTATATTTGGTAATATACTAGTTTTACCGTACATTCTAAAATACACAATCCAATTTTTATACTAATTTAGATCTATCAAGAGCTAGACTGGATCATGACATCACTTACAACACAACGGCTTCATTAATTTTATATTCTAAACAAACAATTTACCAGTTTCTAAGGTAATGGCACCATCTATTGGTCTAATGCCATATTTGCAGAATATCTGTAAATTAATCAGCATTCACATTACAAACTGAACAATCCTGTTAATTTACTGTGTTTTCCGTTAGCAACCTAAAAGGCATTTAAAACCCTAACTGCTAAAGGATGTGTGTTATAAATGGGGATGTGTTAGatgttagttttttttaaatgcattagcTCTTTGTTTAATATATTAAATCAGTTCTTAAAGGCCACAGACTTTCAAGCACTTGCAAATGGATGAATATATCTCTCAGGCCCTAATGAGAAGCCCACTCGCACTAACATTTGAGAGAGGCATCAGCGCGGTCTGAAATCACGTACACAAAGGAGTTTAGAATGTCTAGCTTTTAGtcacatgaaaaacaaaattaaaattacacAAAAGTAATGATGAATTGTACAGCTCATTATCACATTGTGTCTCCAGACTCTCCTCAAAGACACACTCTCGGCAGACTCCAGAAATGTTTTTATAATCTAGTCAATAAAAGACATTCTTCTGTCCTGTTCTTCAGATTAACAAATTAAGCAGAACGCTACAATGCCAATAAAAATAGCCCTATTATGCCTGTGAATTCAGCAGGGGAGTAgcatgggagagggaagggaggaaagaggatGGCATGAGGGTCAAATAGATTGGTAAAAAAGCGCTCCATTAACCACAACCTCTAGTAAACATCTATTTTATCAGTCCATCTATTCAATAATGTGGCATTCTGGGCAAGTTATAACTGAGGAACTGAtaggtggggaagggagagccGTGGGTTAGAGTAAATATCCTAAAGTGTTATAACACTTGTCCTCGACTGAGGTGCTATCCCTGGCCTCCAGGAAAACGTCAGGGATCCAGTGTTTTGGTTCTGTGTTTTAGAGAAGCAGGATCCTTGGCCATTGGGGTTTGAGTCAGCAGCAACAAGAGTCATCCAATTTCCAGCTGTCATGGAAGCCATTTTAAGGTATTCTAACTAAATGGAAAATATTACTCAAGATAGCCCTTCAAAACTTCGAACAATTTACAATAAAAAGAGCATTTTATATGACTAATCTGAGGAATCTGTCAAGAAGCGCCTATGTAGAGAGCAATAAGTAACCTACCCTTAATTTCAGTTCAGCTTTCTCCATTTGAGACTCTTAGAATGACAGTAATCATACTAGAGATAAGAACAAATGTAAATACTTTGTTAATCGGCGTGTCACACTCCTGGCCAACAGGACAGATCCAGCCCATTTGATCTACTTATGTGCACATTACATTCAGATTCTGCAGAACGTACACTTTCATTTAAAAGTCCTCAACCTCCAAAATAAGTCAAGAGTCAAATGATGAAAAGTTGATTTCCTGAGTCTACAGACAGCCTGCAATAATGGCTCTGGCAACGTCAACATGCCCAGCTACATTAATGTTCAGATGAGAATTAACTATAAAGTCCAATCATGTCACTGTACAAATAATTTGCATTTCATTACTTATTTATAAGACTACAATTTAAATAAGGACGACAAAACTTTTAATTACCGGCTAGAGGCCATAGTTTCTGTATTAGAACTTTGtgcaactctcctgttaatgtcACTCCTTGTCTGCTGTGGGTACAGGTGACCCAGCAGTCCTAAATTTATTCCACAGACCATCATTTGAAATAGAATTCAGCTCTTTCTAAAGAAAGAGTTTGACACTCCTGCTATAAATGCTCACTTAGGAGAGAATGGGTGAAATTCTGAGCTACTGCAATTTCTGTGGCTTTACCTTCAGTGATATTTCTATGCTACTTTCCTTCCTGTAACAAAACTACAAAGGTTATCGTCAGTCATTATGGCTCACCTGCAAGTCAGAGAGCTTGTTAAATTATACAGGATTCTGAACATAGGAGTCCTCTGGACATGTCTGAATAATTAAAAAATTGATCAATGTACCGAGAGATAAAATCTTATCTAGATGACTTGGATAGATATCCCCAGGCTTCCCTGAGGGGGCATAATGTTTATTCTGTAAGTTAGTATTCCCAGATTGTCTAATGCCCTAGTTTCCAGATAactgttcctttaaaaataattctagTCATATTGAAATCCTGTAGAGGATAAACTAGCAAGTTCAGACTCTGATCCACTTTTACCACTGCTCCTACAAGAAGTGTCAACAACCCAAGAGCTGGAGATAGCCCCCAAGAAGCTGTAAATGAATGCTTACATCTGCCTAGCAAAAAAAAGTTAATTAATAGAGAATTAAGAAAACAATGTCTACAAGGGATttctttaaaattttaaaattattcatcTGATTAACGTGGAGGCAATAGCTGGAGTGGAGATATCATGCAATCCCAGTAATTTACAATGACCAAAAACGTGGCCCTAGGTGAGCACTAACTACAGAAATGGTAAGTGAAAGAATACCTATTACTTCATTTTATAATTCCACTGGCAAGAGCGCATCTGAAGGCAAATTAGTAACTTATCAAGTAGCCCACATCCAAATTCACCTTTGTTCTTTTAAAGTTCAAATATATCTTCAATGGTCACACATTACATGAGGAAACAAAGACTGACTAGACACATGAAATACAGCATTATCAAGTGCACCAAAGACCCAACTGAAAAGTTAAGAGTACCTCTCTCATGTTTCAAATGCAGCAATCTGACCTATTGTAACAATAGTAGGGACAGAATGTCCAAGTTCACGTGTGAATTTTAAATTGAGAGTGTCCCTTTAACATGTCTAGCAAAGATAATAGCTAGCAAAGATTCACTGTAATCTGGTCAGCTGAAAAGGCATCTTTCATGTTAACCATGAGTATCTGAAGTCACTGTAACTTTGTGGAAGCCATGTTTGGCCCTCACCAGCTGGCAGGTGCAATCCCTTTCGGACAAAAGTTTGATTGCCCAATTCTACTGAGGAGCCCAACTCTTGCCATCAGATCACTTTCCTGAACAATGGAATTATGAAGAATTTTGCATTAGCTTCTCTACTACTCCTCACTGGTTGCAATTCCTACTATTTTAATAACAGTGGAGTGTAGCATACCATCTGCGAATGTTCTAAGTTCCCAAGCTGAATTGGAACATTTCATAGAGGGCAGCATTTTCCACATGTCTTTAGATGTTTGAAGAATCAAAGAATTCAAATGTGGATACCCCAGAAAGTTTTCATTTCACATGACTGTTCAAGCATTTGTCTTCAGAGAAAGAGGTCAATCAAAATAAAggatacaggttgaatctctaacatccagaactctctggtccagcaatattgcTGGAACAGGAAGCCCtagctggccaggttcagggtcCAGCATGGCTAGTGGCAGGGAGTAGGACCAACAGCTGGGAGTGGAACCGTgactttccctggtctggcaaactccacgGTTCGGGACCGCttgggtgctggaccagggagatcctaTCAGTATTAAATGTGGACACAAACTGAGTATTCCTCCAGGTTCTTTCTGAAACATTCAGTTTTAGTTTAAAGGCAAACCTGTACAATTACTGCAGAAAAGCTATGCTTAGACGTGAAGTATGAACACTGGTGGAGAGAGAATGACAAGCCTCTAGGACACAGATTCTATGCTCTGTGATAAGTGACCTCCAAGCATACTCCATGGAGACATTTATATTTTGTTCAGAAACTTCATTTAAAAGGGTCTGAAAGTTAGAAGGAACTCAAATTCCTTTTTATGATTGCACTCATGCTTCTTGGTAGTAGGCAAAATCGAGTTACAAGGGCAATAAGCTCTGTACTTGCCTCCTACACCTCTAGGAGGCAGAATCACAGGATAGGagcagtgtttttttttcctaaaagacaGACAGTCAGCCAGCGTGCACAATGATTTGTGTTGTGCTGCTCCAAAGAGGAAACACAAAAGTTGAACAATTGACATGTATTTTGCTCACATACACCACATATGTTAAACTGCAGGGCTCTATGTATTAGATACTTCCAGTGTATGTTTTATAAAAACCTATTGAATTTTTTCTTTCATGTGGTCCTCAATGCTCTATAAGATTTGATATTAAACTAGATATTGGTACAAGATAAGAGGAGAAGAGCAGACACCCCAGGAACAGAAGTCTGTGGGAAAAGTGAATTTTGAAAAGCAAGAGGAAAAAACATgagatgttatgaagaccagagCGTGAGATGGTGTATGGCATTTGAATAAAACTGCCTACATCAGCCTAAGCCAATAACTAAACAGCTTAGAAAGAAATTACGAGGGCCCATCTAAAATGCAATTAAATGTACCTCTCATTCTGCAGTTGCAGAAAAATACTATGAAAGGGTAGATTACGCAGCAGGATTGAAGAGTCTCAAGGTAGTAGCAGTTGAATGATTTGAAGTAGCAGTCTACAACGTCAGTTACTGATACTAGAGGCTACAGTGAACACTGAGGAAGAGACTGGGAATTTCTGTTCCCTACCATACTGAGAAACTCACATTAATTAAACCTTTACCATATCAAGACAGGCAAAAAGCTCCACAGAAAATACTTCACTCACCACTGAAATGCTGCCACTTCTATGGAGTGGGATACAACTGCTATTTTGCAGCATAAAGAAAATACTTCACAACCATTTCAGACACAGAGCGAAGCATGAAACCACCAGGGAAACAAACATGAGAGAGAATGTAGTTACCCAAGCTGGAATTTGGGCAAGACACAGGGTTAGTAACCCAACTCTTACAAAAAGAGCTAGGGGAGCTTTACTTCAAATGGCCAGTAAATAAGAAGAGTAAAGAGTCAAAGTGTGGAGTCTGCTAAGGAATCCATGTATCTAACACCAGTTCTCCCACAACTGTCCATATTATTGGGGCATGAGAAGTTACAGAAGTGGTTTTGAAATGTAATTGGAAGGAACAAAACCATCCATAGCTTACAGAGGCAGGTAAAATTCTGCCTTTAATGCTGAACTCTCATCACCACTTATGAGTCAGAGAATTTAAATTTGTATGAAATACAACTACAGGCATTTCAGTTAGCAGACACTGTTACTACTGTCTTCCCAAGTAAAGCTACATTACTCACCCATAGTAACAAAGGGCAATTTGTCAGTTGATCCATGAGGATAGATGCTGTAGAGGTGGGGTCCAGAGACATCTACTCCCCCTAAAACCAGAGCAGCACCAATGTAACCCTGGTACCTGATGGACAATGTGCAAACATGAATACAGGCATTCAGAATAAAAGGATAAACTGTGTTTCACTCTAACATAATACATGCATTCTGAAAACTAAAGTATTTTTTCATTATTATAACAGGTTGTTTCTCCATGCGTAATAATCTAAATGTGCATCTTTCAAAAACATGCCAGTCTTAACCATTAGCCAATATTAAATACAGCCACCTTATTTGATCTGCCCTTTGTTTTGAAGCCACACAGTTATTTTTACTTTATATACTAACAATTTAGATATTCATTTCTATCCCATTCCCTTAAGGTCAGGTGAACCAGGGAATAGTTTATAAAATCCTGATAATGAACACAGTCTCCTTCAGGGTAAACTAACATTTAACTTAAAAGAGCGTATTTCCCAGTTATACCCAGTGTCTGTGTTTAACATAAAAGTGAACGCATAGAGTTACCTGAAAAGCATCTGTTTGAGCATTCTATTAGCTGTGACAACTCTCGGAAGCCGTCCAGTAGACAAGGAATGGAGCTCAAGATTGGAAGAGATCAGCTGAGTTGTCATATCAGTATCTGCAGCTGTCCCAGCACCACAACAACTGGAAAACATTTTTGGCAAGTTACCAAGTTAAAAACTCTTAaacctttgtttttaattaacGTCCCTGTTCTTTTGGTCACTAGAAGTAGAACTGGCTTTAAACTTCCATGAAGTGTAAAAAGGCCATGCCACTACAAAGGTAGAAACTGGCTATTCAGACAGggaaaattaaaattatttaatgtgCCAGATTATTATCATCTCCTCAATTTGCTTTGATTTAATCAAATCCAATAAGAGTTATAGTTTCCTGTCCCTTGTAGTATACAAAGACGGCTCACATGCATTCAGAGTTAACAGGCATCTGCACAAAAAGGTCCTTCACTAGCAACTGTAGAGTGACGTGTCACTGCTTCCTACTTAGATACACTCTTGGAGTTATTTCAACCCAATCATTACAGCCTTATGCTGGCATAGGAGGAAAAATGAAACTGACAGGATACTAACTGTGATGCAAATTTGCCTATTTTTATTGTCTGGCATGAATGACCACCAGAAAAACCAAACTACAATACTGGTGAAATTAACTACCATTTCAAAGTTCTCATTGTGTGGCATTAGCAATAAGGTGCATAGTTTACAAGAATCAACACTAAAATTAAACTTTACTTTCTGTAACACTGGCAGTTTTAATACGTACTAGATATTGGGAGAAATGAAGTGTATTTTTGAACAGTTCTTGTCAGCAACAACCATCCCCTCAGTTGCTCTTGTATCTGCTCCAAGGACTATGCCATCCTACAGAAAAGAAGAGATACTTAATCAAAAATTTGTCAAGATCTAGAAAAAATGCATTATTTTATTGCTCATTTAGAGTAGTCTGTCTCATTCAATAACAGTAACCACTGTCACTGCCTACAATTCTTACAACAATAATGTACCCTCACAGAGAGAAAATGGTAAAGACTAGGCTGTAGAAGAATTTGTAATTGATGATGAtggagtcttttctttttttaaacacaagttCCCATAACACCAAATATACAGCAATGTAACAGGAAAGAGCAAGTGTACTAAACAGAGTTTTTGAGTAGGAATgtgtgaatggttaactagtaAACATCACCTGGCAGCtccaccaggctggagcagccacctacCCAATGCAGGCGGGGACTTGCCCTTCCAGCTAGGACTGATGCACCATactgcaggggatggagggaggagtgaACTCCAGCCTAAGGCCGCTCCAGCCCCAACGTCCACCCCCATTttagcagttaactggttaaacatagtgtttaaccggttaactgattaaaagggattttacatccctacttttgaGTGAAGAGAGATGACAAAGTCGGCAGTGGACAAGATGCCGCGCCCAGCAAGCAATGTTAGCTGAGGAGGCCATTTCTGGAACTTTCAAGTGATGACTGTCTGGATAGTAGACCTTAACTGAATACAGGAGGCCCCCCGAGATGCGACCGCCTGAGTTCTGActccctgcacttacaaccaatTTTGTAAGTACGGAAGGGGCCTGAACCCCCCGACTTACATTCTTGGCCCGCATTTACGACAGGCGCACGGCACCTATTGTAATTGAGAGTTCGAGTTATGAcacccccgacttgcgatgctTCCCTGGAACCGATCACAGCGCAAGTCAGGGACCTCCTGTAGATAAGACTTCATGTTATTCTCCACCTAGGTTTCATATGGTATGCATTGCTACAATGTCTCTTGCCACCTGAAGGAACAGTCAACAGGTCACGAAAGCGGACGATGCTATATATCATCCTTTTTTTGCCTCACCTTGAACACAACGCCAGCAATTGTGGTGCCAGTCTtccgggctgcagggagccgaAAACCTTTCTTGGCAAACTCTACATCCAGGAGTGCATTCCTGGAACCACCAGAGGACCAAAAGGGAGAATGAGGCAGATAGAGCATCCCCACAAGCCAGGCTGTCATCCCCTCCCGCCTACGGCTGAactgcccgcccccccagccactcTCCTTCCCCCGACacagctggcccctcccccctgcagacccccagcaacccccctccccctcacacacacacctgggccccgCCCTAGTAACCCCTCAACCCCCCccacgcctggccccgccccccagcaacccccctccctcacacacacacgcacctgccccccccccgccctaggCTGACCCCCCCGGGCTGTGCCAGGCTCCGCAGGCCGAGCTCCCCCAGCCGCCTCCCCCGAGTCacggggcccggcccggcccggcccggccctcacCGCGCGCAGTTGCCGAAGCCGAAGCCGCCGCTCGGAGCCTGCAGCACCGACACCGCCGCCATCTTGCCGCCGGGTGGTGCTGCCGGGGCGCCGCGTGACTCAGCGAGCGCGGGCCGCCGCTTCCGGGTCACCCGCGGCGCTTCCGGGTCACCGCCCTCCCCGGGCCTgaggcggccccgccccctcgcgcAGCTGGGGGCGGGTCCCCGGGCGCGTGTCCGGCGCGCGGGAGAGatgggccgcccctccccctccccctcccgggtgTTACTTGGGCCTAAGCCGGGGTGGGCAGCCTAagacccccccaactcccccccacccctccaaacacccccaactccctccccccagaccccgcagcttcccccccccacaccaacccccccagactcctccaactgcccccacccctccactctcctccaaacaccccccaactccctccccccagaccccccagcttccccccccacacaccaacccccccagactcctccaACTCCCCCCACCACCgccaccccactccccccccacacacaccacccaacccccccacccctcaccaccctctaactccaccccaccccctcacatacacacaccccaattcccctccaccctctccagcacatcccaccccagctcccctccATCCCACACCCCCCACTGGGCTTTTCACGggattttaaagcagcagtgctgcagggagcccatggtctggccccaggctccacatggcactgctgcttcgaagtaccccctcccccgctgcaggGAAACGACTAATCACCTTGCCTGTTGAGTATTCAATAAGTATTTGCTTagcagatagtcaactagtccttcacgtccctaacaaaatctgctagcccccccccccccccccactccacgccAGGTTCTGGAGTGCGAGGGGAATGTAGGGAACCTCAGTCCACATCAATGAGGtgggttttgcttctcacttgtgtgccacccccaactgatttttttagtgggtcagcagtccctgacccaaaaatgtttccccagctctgcATTAAGGAGCCAGTGGCAGCTCATGTGGCTTCCTCCAGTCAACACAGCCCACATTTTGCTTGCCAAAGGGTCTCAGTGTAACACTTTTCCATGCATGGTAGACCAAGAGTGATAAGTATATTTGAGAAAATTTCAGTCCGTTTATGGCCATGGTGTCCAACTAGTTCTGGAGCAGTAGCCAGTATAGCAGCTACTGCTATGgcaaactagccacattattctgaaactGTAAAT belongs to Pelodiscus sinensis isolate JC-2024 chromosome 22, ASM4963464v1, whole genome shotgun sequence and includes:
- the PSMB7 gene encoding proteasome subunit beta type-7, translated to MAAVSVLQAPSGGFGFGNCARNALLDVEFAKKGFRLPAARKTGTTIAGVVFKDGIVLGADTRATEGMVVADKNCSKIHFISPNIYCCGAGTAADTDMTTQLISSNLELHSLSTGRLPRVVTANRMLKQMLFRYQGYIGAALVLGGVDVSGPHLYSIYPHGSTDKLPFVTMGSGSLAAMAVFEDKYKPDMEEEEAKQLVRDAIAAGIFNDLGSGSNIDLCVISKSKLDFLRPYDMANKKGERYGRYRCEKGTTAVLTENVALLEVEVVDETVQTMDTS